A DNA window from Malus domestica chromosome 12, GDT2T_hap1 contains the following coding sequences:
- the LOC139189866 gene encoding uncharacterized protein, translating into MAVAMVCQLTGEQPQRGGSIASRSYKPRNRAITHANLINNYFDPNSVYTEEDFRRCFQMRRHVFERLLRDVQQVNPYFRQKRDRAGRPSFSPHQKVTVALRMMAYGSLADSMDETHGMSESTCLDTIEEFCDTIVQVYKDEYLRELNQEDLNRLLCKAEDLLGRSPLFNNLTEGKAPQLDYYINDRQYNIGYYLVDEIYPKWATLVQAIPNPRNDAEKLFTLHQEAYQKDVERAFGILQARWKIISELARGWS; encoded by the exons ATGGCTGTGGCCATGGTGTGTCAGCTAACTGGGGAACAACCTCAACGGGGTGGTTCTATTGCTAgtcgctcttacaaaccacgaaacagagCGATAACGCATGCCAATTTGATAAACAACTACTTCGACCCTAACTCGGTGTACACAGAAGAGGATTTTAGACGTTGTTTCCAgatgaggcgtcatgtcttCGAGCGTTTACTTCGTGATGTCCAGCAGGTCAATCCGTACTTTCGACAAAAGCGGGACAGAGCAGGCCGCCCtagtttctcacctcatcagaaggttactgttgcactccgaatgatggcctatggctccctagctgattcgatggatgaaacccatggtatgtctgagtctacatgccttgatactATTGAAGAATTTTGTGACACAATTGTTCAGGTTTACAAAGACGAGTACCTCCGCGAGCTAAATCAAGAAGATCTGAATCGGCTCCTTTGCAAAGCTGAAGACC ttcttgggcgttcgcccctcttcaataacttgacggaaggtaaagcacctcaacttgactactacatcaacgaTCGTCAATACAATATTGGGTATTACTTGGTAGATGAAATCTACCCCAAGTGGGCAACACTTGttcaagcaattccaaaccctaggaatgacgcggaaaagttgtttaccttacaccaagaggcatatcAGAAAGATGTTGAAAGAGCTTTTGGTATTTtacaagcacggtggaagatCATTAGCGAACTGGCAAGAGGGTGGAGttga
- the LOC103423414 gene encoding serine/threonine-protein kinase AFC1-like: METQRIMEFPHKNMDKRPRKRPRLAWDMPPPLPPPELLPAFYCGQEFGNGPIPNYTYTSMFYGGVPRNASPPWRPDDKDGHYVFGIGENLTPRYRILSKMGEGTFGQVLECIDNEKKELVAIKIVRSIHKYREAAMIEIDVLQRLARHDIGGTRCVQIRNWFDYRNHICIVFEKLGPSLYDFLRKNSYRSFPIDLVRELGRQLLESVAFMHDLRLIHTDLKPENILLVSSDYIKVPDYKFLSRWTKEGSYFKNLPKSSAIKLIDFGSTTFEHQDHSYVVSTRHYRAPEVILGLGWNYPCDIWSIGCILVELCSGEALFQTHENLEHLAMMERVLGPLPQHMVVRADRRADKYFRRGARLDWPDGATSRESMRAVCKLPRLPNLIMQHVDHSAGDLIELLQGLLRYDPAERLKAREALRHPFFTRDMRRGGYPL; the protein is encoded by the exons ATGGAAACGCAGAGGATAATGGAATTTCCTCACAAGAATATGGATAAGCGGCCGAGAAAGAGACCTCGATTAGCATGGGATATGccccctcctcttcctcctcccgAG CTGCTCCCGGCATTTTATTGCGGGCAGGAGTTTGGGAATGGGCCGATCCCGAATTACACATATACGTCTATGTTTTATGGGGGAGTGCCTCGAAATGCTTCCCCTCCATGGAGACCTGATGATAAAGATGGTCATTACGTGTTTGGCATCGGAGAAAATCTAACCCCTCGAT ATAGAATTCTCAGCAAAATGGGAGAGG GGACTTTTGGGCAAGTGTTAGAGTGTATTGACAACGAAAAGAAAGAACTTGTGGCAATCAAAATTGTCCGCTCCATACATAAGTATCGTGAAGCTGCGATGATTGAAATTGATGTCCTACAAAGGCTTGCAAGGCATGATATTGGTGGCACTCG TTGTGTGCAAATACGGAATTGGTTTGACTATCGTAATCATATTTGTATT GTGTTTGAGAAGCTTGGACCTAGCTTATACGATTTTCTTCGCAAAAACAGCTATCGTTCATTTCCCATTGATCTTGTTCGGGAGCTTGGCAGACAACTTTTGGAGTCTGTAGCAT TTATGCATGATTTACGCCTTATTCATACTGATTTGAAGCCAGAGAATATTCTGCTTGTGTCCTCCGACTACATTAAAGTGCCAGACTATAAG TTTCTATCACGTTGGACTAAAGAGGGTTCCTATTTCAAGAATCTGCCCAAGTCAAGTGCCATTAAGCTCATTGATTTTGGGAGTACAACATTTGAACATCAGGATCACAGCTATGTGGTGTCAACACGCCATTATCGTGCACCAGAGGTCATTTTGG GACTTGGATGGAATTATCCTTGTGATATATGGAGCATTGGCTGCATACTTGTTGAACTTTGCTCG GGTGAGGCCCTTTTTCAAACACATGAAAACTTGGAGCATCTTGCCATGATGGAGAGGGTTTTGGGCCCACTACCACAACATATGGTGGTCAGAGCCGA CCGTCGTGCTGACAAATATTTTAGAAGGGGAGCACGACTAGATTGGCCTGACGGTGCAACTTCTAGAGAAAGCATGAGAGCAGTTTGCAAGTTGCCCCGGCTTCCG AACCTAATAATGCAGCATGTGGACCACTCTGCTGGTGATTTGATCGAGCTCTTGCAAGGGCTCCTAAGATACGACCCGGCAGAGCGCCTCAAGGCTAGGGAAGCTCTAAGACATCCCTTCTTCACTAGAGATATGAGAAGGGGTGGCTACCCCTTGTAA
- the LOC103423412 gene encoding pentatricopeptide repeat-containing protein At5g42450, mitochondrial, which produces MKSLICRSPFSHLIPRKSHTSACSLFTETQKAHTHSLQARNSDAFWHARQLFDETPALSVVSATTIIGQFARQHRHEEAIYLFSRMLVLSIIPNEFTFGTVIHSSTALGDLSIGKQLHACATKTGLRSNVFVGSAILDLYSKLSVSQDAQRAFEDTQYPNVVSYTTLICAYLKKEKLEDALLLFRGMPVRNVVSWNAMIGGYSQTGHNEEAVNLFAEMLRDGLVPTHSTFPCAIIAAANIAALGMGRSFHACAVKFLGKLDVFIGNSLISFYAKCGSMEDSLLVFVKLEGKNIVSWNAVICGYAQNGKGEEAIGFFERMRVSGCRPNSVTLLGLLWACNHAGLVDEGYSYFNQARTEDSSILKPEHYACMVDLLSRSGCFTQAEEFICNLPFEPGIGFWKALLGGCQIHSNTELGEFAARKILDLDPEDVSSYVMVSNAHSAAGRWQSVSTVRREMKEKGLKRVPGCSWIEVRNKVHVFVTGDKNHPQLNEIFTMLKILYRAFKGEVCRQAPASPIDMSNCHKASKLLQ; this is translated from the coding sequence atgaaaTCCCTAATTTGCAGGTCCCCTTTCTCTCACTTGATACCGAGGAAATCTCACACTTCAGCTTGTTCCCTTTTTACTGAAACCCAGAAAGCACATACCCATTCTCTGCAAGCAAGAAACTCGGATGCGTTCTGGCATGCACGCCAACTGTTCGACGAAACGCCTGCCTTGAGCGTGGTATCGGCCACAACAATAATAGGCCAATTTGCTCGGCAGCACCGTCACGAAGAAGCTATTTATCTCTTTTCTAGGATGCTTGTTTTAAGTATTATCCCCAACGAATTCACATTCGGCACTGTCATTCACTCGTCGACCGCACTCGGAGACCTATCAATAGGCAAGCAGCTTCATGCCTGTGCAACAAAAACGGGTTTGCGTTCGAACGTCTTTGTGGGGAGTGCAATTTTGGATCTTTATTCCAAGTTGAGCGTTAGCCAAGATGCTCAAAGAGCTTTCGAAGATACCCAGTACCCGAATGTGGTTTCTTACACGACGTTGATATGCGCATACCTGAAAAAGGAGAAGCTTGAAGATGCCCTGCTTCTTTTCCGAGGGATGCCGGTGAGGAATGTTGTTTCGTGGAATGCAATGATTGGAGGCTACAGCCAAACAGGCCACAATGAAGAGGCTGTAAATCTTTTCGCCGAGATGCTTAGAGATGGATTGGTGCCTACCCATTCTACTTTTCCATGTGCCATCATTGCAGCTGCCAACATAGCAGCACTAGGAATGGGCAGGAGCTTTCATGCCTGTGCTGTCAAGTTCTTGGGTAAGCTTGATGTTTTCATTGGCAATTCATTAATTAGCTTTTATGCAAAGTGTGGAAGCATGGAAGATAGTCTCTTAGTTTTCGTTAAACTTGAGGGAAAAAACATTGTTTCTTGGAATGCTGTGATATGTGGTTATGCTCAAAATGGTAAAGGAGAGGAAGCCATTGGATTTTTCGAAAGGATGAGGGTTTCTGGTTGCAGACCGAATAGCGTTACACTTCTTGGCTTATTGTGGGCTTGTAATCATGCTGGTCTTGTCGATGAAGGTTACTCATATTTCAATCAGGCAAGAACTGAGGACTCTAGCATTCTAAAGCCTGAGCACTATGCTTGTATGGTTGATTTACTCTCGCGCTCGGGGTGTTTCACACAAGCTGAGGAGTTCATCTGCAATCTACCTTTTGAACCGGGTATTGGATTTTGGAAGGCATTGCTTGGTGGCTGCCAAATCCACTCGAATACGGAATTGGGGGAGTTTGCGGCTAGGAAAATCCTGGATTTGGATCCAGAAGATGTGTCATCGTATGTTATGGTATCCAATGCACATTCTGCAGCTGGGAGATGGCAGAGTGTCTCAACAGTACGGagagaaatgaaagaaaaaggacTAAAGAGGGTTCCAGGCTGCAGTTGGATAGAAGTTAGGAACAAAGTTCATGTATTTGTTACTGGGGATAAGAATCATCCGCaattgaatgaaatttttaCCATGTTAAAAATTTTGTATAGAGCATTTAAGGGAGAAGTATGTAGACAGGCTCCAGCATCTCCAATCGATATGTCAAATTGCCACAAGGCTTCTAAGCTCTTGCAATGA
- the LOC114820006 gene encoding uncharacterized protein produces the protein MVYISSDQNSVDELKHKLLCKIYELDTVKMMAKEEVSKNEEIMKQLFQLWQITCQERDEARTQLQKLVNKLVPSSIPDDQTSILSPQLNIKNPIPQKTLDPPMLKESDSNFVPSQSYNFHALGSYPTKSNLGSPISFPGLQPNPNFLDSDNLGFTKNVVPVGSKIDFGSVLIDNIARVRPLPKKGRLMQAVMEAGPILQTLLVAPLPKWRNPPPLPSFKNPPALVNGGDHCASLVDQKEEFDSFLAAWISSSGSASFLESSPGFSQIPSSSVLNFARGSACLSNGMELQFGNNNADAMQFQVATGKRRRF, from the exons atGGTTTACATTTCGAGTGATCAAAAT AGCGTTGATGAACTGAAACACAAGCTTCTCTGCAAAATATACGAACTAGATACAGTGAAAATGATGGCGAAAGAGGAGGTGAGCAAGAACGAAGAAATCATGAAGCAGTTATTTCAACTCTGGCAGATTACTTGCCAAGAAAGAGATGAAGCAAGAACCCAGTTGCAGAAACTTGTGAATAAGTTAGTGCCATCATCCATACCAGATGATCAAACTTCAATCCTCTCACCACAACTCAATATCAAAAACCCGATCCCCCAAAAAACCCTAGACCCTCCTATGCTCAAGGAATCAGATAGTAATTTTGTGCCCTCCCAATCTTACAACTTTCATGCCCTTGGTTCATATCCCACAAAGAGCAACTTGGGTTCTCCTATCTCCTTCCCAGGCCTACAGCCTAATCCAAACTTTCTGGATTCGGACAACTTGGGGTTTACGAAAAATGTTGTTCCCGTGGGTTCGAAGATCGATTTTGGTTCAGTTCTTATTGACAACATTGCTAGAGTGAGACCACTGCCCAAAAAAGGAAGACTAATGCAGGCTGTGATGGAAGCTGGCCCTATACTACAAACACTTCTTGTTGCACCTCTTCCCAAGTGGAGAAACCCTCCTCCTCTCCCCTCTTTTAAGAATCCGCCAGCGCTCGTTAATGGAGGTGATCATTGTGCCTCATTAGTAGATCAGAAAGAGGAGTTTGATTCGTTTCTTGCGGCGTGGATTTCGTCAAGTGGGTCTGCTTCATTCCTTGAGAGTTCACCTGGATTTTCTCAGATACCATCTTCTTCTGTGTTGAATTTCGCTCGTGGTTCGGCATGTTTGAGCAATGGGATGGAATTGCAATTTGGGAACAACAATGCGGATGCCATGCAGTTTCAGGTTGCAACTGGTAAAAGAAGAAGGTTTTGA